In Candidatus Babeliales bacterium, the following proteins share a genomic window:
- the rpsE gene encoding 30S ribosomal protein S5, translated as MAQERKEKVFVDSVVSVRRVTKVTKGGKRFSFSAFVVSGDQEGSVGIGTGSSREVSSAIAKATTKARRSMFSIPVRSTTIPYDVMGKHGASRVVLKSACKGTGVIAGGAVRAIMKAAGVEDILAKSLGSSNKQNVVKATLNALAKLRTLNQITKLRGKTAKEIMKGSHVSA; from the coding sequence ATGGCACAAGAGCGTAAAGAAAAAGTATTTGTTGATTCGGTCGTGAGTGTTCGCAGAGTAACTAAGGTTACTAAGGGCGGTAAGAGATTTTCATTCTCAGCATTCGTTGTATCGGGTGATCAAGAAGGAAGTGTTGGCATTGGAACAGGAAGCAGCCGCGAGGTTTCAAGTGCAATTGCTAAAGCAACCACAAAGGCGCGTCGTTCAATGTTTAGCATTCCAGTTCGTAGCACGACCATTCCTTATGATGTGATGGGTAAGCATGGTGCAAGCCGTGTTGTTCTCAAATCAGCATGCAAAGGTACGGGCGTTATTGCGGGTGGAGCAGTTCGCGCGATTATGAAGGCGGCAGGCGTTGAAGATATTCTTGCCAAATCACTTGGTTCTTCAAACAAGCAAAACGTAGTTAAAGCTACTTTGAATGCACTCGCTAAACTTCGTACGTTGAATCAAATCACGAAGTTAAGAGGCAAAACAGCTAAAGAAATAATGAAGGGCAGTCATGTTTCAGCTTAA
- the rplO gene encoding 50S ribosomal protein L15 translates to MFQLNELTPLVKKRKRVGRGGSRGGTSGKGHKGQKARTGGKSKVRTAFEGGQMPLTRRLPKRGFNNYNFANKFEIVNIGTLEERCEAGDQVTREMLTKEGVVLGKSPIKLLAGGTLSKKLVVHVHAASKAAIEMIEAVGGKVELVKEI, encoded by the coding sequence ATGTTTCAGCTTAATGAATTGACACCATTAGTTAAAAAAAGAAAACGTGTTGGTCGTGGTGGTAGCCGCGGTGGAACATCTGGCAAAGGTCATAAAGGTCAGAAAGCAAGAACCGGTGGCAAATCTAAGGTAAGAACCGCTTTTGAAGGTGGCCAAATGCCTTTGACCCGCCGTTTGCCTAAACGCGGATTTAATAATTATAATTTCGCAAATAAATTTGAAATCGTGAATATTGGTACGCTAGAAGAGCGTTGTGAAGCTGGTGATCAAGTAACAAGAGAAATGCTGACCAAAGAAGGCGTTGTTCTTGGAAAATCACCAATTAAATTGCTCGCTGGCGGTACTCTTTCTAAAAAATTAGTTGTTCATGTTCACGCAGCAAGCAAAGCAGCAATTGAAATGATTGAAGCGGTTGGTGGTAAGGTTGAACTAGTAAAGGAGATTTGA
- the secY gene encoding preprotein translocase subunit SecY has protein sequence MVILKNFKNIFLIPELRKKILFTLGVLIIDRLGTYIPVIGVNVPMLGEHMKRATGVGGLLSYLDVFSGGALSKSTLFALGIMPYITASIMMQMLGMTVPYFEQLLKEGEYGKKIINQYTRYLAIGLSIMYSYGYAVYLESANLAFTPGWGFRLMFVLSLTVGSLFVMWLGDQISLFGIGNGSSMIVFAGIVSRFPEYIIKTKALVDIGTMEMWQAILILLIFVLITACIVYLEKGERKVPVQYARRIIGQRMYGGQSTYIPFKINTAGIMPVILASSVLQLPATLAVMLSSRHDIFRKFAEMIAPGAVLFNVIEFVLIVFFSFFYTALVFNPEELADNIKKSGGYILGIRPGKQTADFFNYILNRIGLVGAIYLACLALLPNFMYMLFKMPFYLGGTSLLIVVGVALETSAQIESYLIEHRYEGFLTSGRLKSRIAR, from the coding sequence GTGGTCATCTTAAAGAACTTTAAAAACATTTTTCTGATTCCTGAACTCAGAAAAAAGATCCTTTTTACCCTTGGAGTTCTGATAATTGATCGACTTGGTACCTACATTCCGGTAATCGGAGTGAATGTGCCTATGCTTGGTGAGCATATGAAGCGAGCAACAGGGGTTGGTGGTTTATTAAGCTATTTGGATGTTTTTTCTGGCGGCGCATTGAGCAAGTCAACGCTTTTTGCCCTCGGGATAATGCCTTATATTACTGCTTCAATTATGATGCAGATGCTTGGCATGACGGTGCCTTATTTTGAGCAATTGCTCAAAGAAGGTGAGTATGGCAAAAAAATCATTAATCAGTACACACGTTATCTAGCGATTGGCTTAAGTATTATGTATAGCTACGGCTATGCAGTTTACTTAGAAAGTGCCAACTTGGCGTTTACGCCAGGATGGGGCTTCAGGTTGATGTTTGTACTTTCTTTAACTGTTGGATCTCTTTTTGTGATGTGGTTAGGCGATCAAATCTCGCTTTTCGGCATTGGCAACGGGAGCTCTATGATCGTTTTTGCTGGTATCGTTTCACGGTTTCCTGAATATATTATCAAGACCAAGGCGCTTGTTGATATTGGAACCATGGAGATGTGGCAAGCAATTCTTATTTTGCTTATTTTTGTTTTGATCACTGCGTGTATCGTCTATCTTGAAAAAGGTGAACGAAAAGTGCCAGTTCAGTATGCGCGGCGTATTATCGGCCAGCGTATGTACGGCGGTCAAAGCACCTATATACCGTTTAAGATCAATACTGCAGGGATTATGCCCGTAATCTTAGCATCTTCTGTACTTCAATTGCCCGCGACGTTAGCAGTGATGCTTTCTTCTCGTCATGATATCTTCAGAAAATTTGCTGAGATGATCGCACCTGGCGCAGTATTATTTAACGTTATTGAATTTGTTCTTATCGTATTCTTCTCGTTCTTTTATACTGCTTTGGTATTCAATCCGGAAGAATTAGCTGACAATATTAAAAAGAGTGGTGGGTATATTCTTGGAATACGCCCAGGTAAACAAACAGCAGATTTTTTTAACTACATTCTCAATAGAATTGGGCTTGTAGGCGCAATCTATCTAGCTTGCTTAGCGCTCCTTCCAAATTTTATGTACATGCTTTTTAAGATGCCATTCTATCTAGGTGGAACGTCCCTTTTAATTGTAGTTGGTGTTGCACTTGAAACATCGGCACAAATTGAATCGTACCTTATTGAACATCGTTATGAAGGTTTTTTAACATCAGGTAGACTCAAAAGCAGGATAGCGCGGTGA
- a CDS encoding nucleoside monophosphate kinase, whose amino-acid sequence MNSQKELIVFIGPPGAGKGSLSQLCVDELGWVQLSTGFLCRKHIAAGTQIGQEIDFSIKSGKLVEDRLIVSMVEQWLLEQIDQQSGVILDGFPRSVFQAQALDEILKKYESKLNFKLVKLAVSDEILIDRLAARFVCENKDCQTVYSAAQDALKPKEAGICDRCSSKLIRRSDDGGNVVKERLKAYHGYAKPLIEYYEQQGKHIAQLDVEKPLDEVFVDLKNALYGYR is encoded by the coding sequence GTGAACAGCCAGAAAGAGTTGATAGTTTTCATTGGCCCCCCCGGGGCGGGTAAGGGCTCTTTATCGCAGCTATGCGTTGATGAGTTGGGATGGGTTCAGCTATCAACCGGATTTCTTTGCAGAAAACACATTGCAGCAGGCACTCAAATCGGCCAGGAAATAGATTTTTCCATTAAATCTGGTAAATTAGTGGAAGATCGGCTCATCGTGAGTATGGTTGAGCAGTGGTTGCTTGAGCAAATTGACCAACAATCAGGGGTTATCTTAGATGGTTTTCCTCGAAGTGTTTTTCAAGCGCAAGCGCTCGATGAAATTTTGAAAAAGTACGAATCTAAATTGAACTTCAAGCTCGTAAAGCTGGCGGTTTCTGATGAAATACTCATCGATCGCCTAGCAGCTCGATTTGTTTGTGAAAATAAAGATTGCCAAACGGTATATTCAGCAGCTCAGGATGCGCTTAAGCCTAAAGAGGCGGGAATTTGTGATCGTTGTTCTAGCAAATTAATTCGCCGATCTGATGACGGCGGTAATGTTGTTAAAGAGCGACTGAAAGCTTATCATGGCTATGCAAAGCCGCTTATAGAATATTATGAGCAGCAAGGAAAGCATATTGCCCAGCTTGATGTGGAAAAGCCATTGGATGAGGTGTTTGTAGATTTAAAAAACGCGCTTTATGGATATCGATGA
- the map gene encoding type I methionyl aminopeptidase, giving the protein MITIKNKVAIQKMQTAGAFLAEIFHELNQVVSAGKKTLEIDAWIAAQLSKRSMVSATKGYKGYKHSSCISVNDEVVHGIPGTRVIETGDLVKVDICASWKGYCADAARPYFVGKMPADIEKLLHVALGSLDKGIAQAKAGNKLTDISHAIQSEVEVHGFGVVRDFAGHGIGKHMHEDPEILNYGAPGRGPVLRPGMTFALEPMITQGSYEVYVTHDTWTVKTKDKSLAAHIEDTVLVTESEPLILTRLRSY; this is encoded by the coding sequence ATGATAACTATTAAGAATAAAGTCGCTATCCAAAAGATGCAGACTGCAGGTGCATTTTTAGCCGAAATTTTTCATGAGCTTAACCAAGTGGTAAGTGCAGGAAAAAAAACGCTTGAAATCGATGCGTGGATTGCAGCGCAGTTAAGCAAGCGGTCGATGGTTTCGGCAACTAAGGGTTACAAGGGATATAAGCATTCAAGTTGCATCTCAGTAAACGATGAAGTTGTGCATGGAATACCAGGCACGCGAGTTATAGAAACTGGTGATTTAGTAAAAGTTGACATTTGTGCTTCGTGGAAGGGCTATTGTGCCGATGCAGCGCGTCCCTATTTTGTAGGGAAAATGCCTGCCGACATAGAGAAACTCCTTCACGTAGCGCTCGGCTCGTTAGATAAAGGAATTGCTCAAGCGAAAGCTGGCAATAAACTTACCGATATTTCGCATGCGATACAAAGCGAAGTTGAAGTTCACGGGTTTGGCGTCGTTCGTGATTTTGCGGGTCATGGTATTGGTAAGCATATGCACGAAGATCCTGAGATTTTAAACTACGGTGCTCCCGGTAGGGGGCCAGTTTTGCGTCCAGGAATGACGTTTGCGCTAGAACCAATGATCACACAGGGTAGCTACGAAGTGTACGTTACGCACGATACGTGGACAGTGAAAACGAAAGATAAAAGTTTGGCGGCTCATATCGAAGATACCGTTTTGGTTACCGAGAGCGAACCGCTTATATTAACGAGACTTCGGTCTTATTAA
- the infA gene encoding translation initiation factor IF-1, whose amino-acid sequence MKQKKEDVIRVDGIVKETLPNAMFRVEIEGGHVVLGHVSGKMRMHYIKILPGDKVALELSPYDLNRGRITLRYKN is encoded by the coding sequence ATGAAACAGAAGAAAGAAGACGTAATCCGTGTTGATGGGATTGTAAAAGAGACATTGCCAAATGCAATGTTTCGCGTTGAAATCGAAGGTGGGCACGTGGTGCTTGGCCATGTTTCGGGTAAGATGAGAATGCACTATATTAAAATTCTGCCTGGGGACAAAGTCGCTCTTGAGCTTTCTCCGTACGATTTGAACCGCGGTAGGATTACGTTACGTTATAAAAATTAA
- the rpmJ gene encoding 50S ribosomal protein L36, translated as MKVRTSVKKVCSNCRVVKRKRTVRIICEKNPRHKQRQG; from the coding sequence ATGAAAGTGAGGACATCGGTTAAGAAAGTATGTTCAAACTGTCGGGTAGTAAAGCGAAAACGAACTGTAAGAATTATTTGTGAAAAGAACCCAAGGCATAAACAACGTCAAGGCTAA
- the rpsM gene encoding 30S ribosomal protein S13: MARIEGVNLPPKKRIEYGLTYVFGIGLKTSRDILGKLKINLDTRVKDLSNEQVASISKEVSQNYKAEGELRKEIMLNIRRLQEIGSYRGSRHKKGLPVRGQRTRTNARTRKGPRKAGSAIALKRQVTKK, translated from the coding sequence ATGGCACGAATCGAAGGTGTTAATTTGCCCCCAAAAAAACGAATTGAATATGGGCTTACCTATGTTTTCGGAATTGGGTTGAAAACATCACGCGATATTTTGGGAAAACTCAAAATTAATTTAGATACGCGTGTAAAAGATCTATCGAACGAACAAGTGGCATCGATTTCTAAAGAAGTTTCTCAGAACTATAAAGCTGAGGGTGAACTTCGCAAAGAAATTATGTTGAACATTCGACGTCTTCAAGAGATTGGATCTTATCGTGGCTCTCGCCATAAGAAGGGATTGCCAGTAAGGGGGCAACGCACTCGAACCAATGCGCGTACTCGCAAGGGACCTCGTAAAGCAGGAAGTGCTATTGCATTGAAACGTCAGGTAACGAAGAAGTAA
- the rpsK gene encoding 30S ribosomal protein S11, whose translation MAYKKKTKKVKRQVTSAIAHVKSSFNNTLVSITTQDGDVLLCGSAGRLGFKGSRKGTPYAATQVGSLLAKDMMGMGIKEVEVNMQGPGSGRDSVVRSLQAAGMNVTVLRDVTPLPHNGCRPAKKRRV comes from the coding sequence ATGGCTTACAAAAAAAAGACTAAAAAAGTAAAACGTCAAGTTACCTCTGCTATTGCGCATGTAAAATCAAGTTTTAATAATACGTTAGTCTCTATTACTACTCAAGATGGTGATGTACTACTTTGTGGTAGTGCAGGAAGACTTGGATTTAAAGGTTCCCGTAAAGGAACTCCCTATGCGGCGACTCAGGTTGGATCATTGCTTGCAAAAGATATGATGGGTATGGGGATTAAAGAAGTAGAAGTTAATATGCAAGGACCTGGTTCTGGCCGCGACTCAGTTGTTCGATCACTGCAAGCAGCAGGAATGAACGTTACTGTATTGCGCGATGTTACTCCGTTGCCTCATAACGGATGCCGTCCAGCCAAAAAACGCCGTGTATAA
- the rpsD gene encoding 30S ribosomal protein S4: MKIKATTKLQDQSERSTKRNASEYGRQLAEKQKVKRTYGVAERQFKRFFTIATKSKEATGAALLSLLERRLDNVIYRLKLSVSRAQARQIIVHGHILVNGKKVYSPAYLVELNDIISLAPQVVEKKAAFVEQVVDKRLKIGIKVPEWLELEKNDRKGRVLRFPVRSDIQQPVEEHLIVELYSK; the protein is encoded by the coding sequence ATGAAAATTAAAGCGACAACCAAACTTCAAGATCAATCGGAACGATCTACCAAGCGAAATGCTTCAGAATATGGCAGACAGCTTGCAGAAAAACAAAAAGTAAAACGTACGTACGGAGTAGCTGAGCGTCAATTTAAACGCTTTTTTACTATCGCGACAAAGAGTAAGGAAGCAACAGGCGCTGCGCTTTTGTCTCTCCTTGAGCGACGTCTTGATAACGTAATCTATCGTTTGAAGCTTTCTGTTTCGCGTGCACAAGCGCGTCAAATTATTGTGCATGGCCATATTTTGGTTAATGGCAAAAAAGTATATTCGCCAGCATACCTTGTTGAATTAAACGATATTATTTCGTTAGCTCCTCAAGTTGTTGAGAAAAAGGCTGCGTTTGTAGAACAAGTAGTTGATAAACGTTTGAAAATTGGTATCAAAGTTCCTGAGTGGTTGGAGCTAGAAAAGAATGATCGTAAAGGACGCGTATTGCGTTTCCCTGTGCGTTCAGATATTCAGCAACCAGTGGAAGAACACTTGATTGTTGAGTTGTATTCTAAATAA
- a CDS encoding DNA-directed RNA polymerase subunit alpha codes for MNKKVYKPLIIPRLTWDKKTLTSNYGELVAQPLEPGFGITLGNAIRRVLLGAVEGSAITAVVIKGVNNEFTALPGVVEDTMQLVLNIKEIVVRNKEGVPGMMRLNAEGEGAIKVSDIKTDSHIELVNKDHVIAHLAPRGKLEIEFFVEAGRGYRPAQWPEDKPLQEDGKIYMDAMFSPVRQVTFEIEKTRVGKEIDYDKLTLKIHTDGSENPLDVLHYAVSVLRTQLEHFLASAEIPFNEISIMPHEEKGHKAIEAIDLGLKGISPEFLLKPIDELELSVRAHNCLINAGKKRVLDIVRMSEDEVLKIKNFGRKSASEVKESLKTYGLSFGTNISEDDVKRLIKHSEE; via the coding sequence ATGAATAAGAAGGTGTATAAACCTCTCATCATTCCACGATTGACGTGGGACAAAAAGACGTTGACCAGCAACTATGGCGAGCTTGTTGCGCAACCATTGGAACCCGGATTTGGGATCACTTTGGGTAACGCAATCCGACGTGTATTGCTTGGTGCAGTAGAAGGGTCAGCGATCACTGCTGTGGTTATTAAAGGCGTGAACAATGAGTTCACCGCATTGCCAGGCGTTGTTGAAGATACGATGCAACTTGTTCTCAATATTAAAGAGATCGTTGTTCGTAACAAAGAGGGCGTACCGGGAATGATGCGTTTGAACGCAGAAGGTGAAGGCGCGATTAAAGTTAGCGATATCAAAACGGATAGTCACATTGAATTGGTTAATAAAGATCACGTTATTGCGCATTTGGCGCCGCGTGGAAAGTTAGAAATCGAATTCTTTGTAGAAGCTGGCCGTGGCTATCGTCCTGCGCAATGGCCTGAAGATAAGCCGCTGCAAGAAGATGGTAAAATTTATATGGATGCGATGTTCTCGCCAGTACGTCAAGTTACGTTCGAAATCGAAAAGACGCGTGTTGGTAAAGAAATCGATTACGATAAATTGACACTGAAGATTCATACTGATGGTTCAGAAAATCCGCTCGATGTATTGCACTATGCAGTTTCTGTACTTCGTACGCAGCTTGAACACTTCTTGGCAAGCGCTGAAATTCCGTTTAATGAAATTTCAATTATGCCGCATGAAGAAAAAGGGCACAAAGCAATCGAAGCGATCGATTTAGGACTTAAAGGAATTTCTCCTGAATTTTTGCTCAAACCGATTGATGAACTTGAATTATCGGTACGCGCGCACAACTGCTTAATTAATGCAGGAAAAAAACGCGTTCTTGATATCGTACGTATGTCGGAAGACGAAGTACTCAAGATCAAAAACTTTGGTCGCAAATCTGCTAGCGAAGTGAAAGAAAGCCTCAAGACGTATGGCCTTTCATTTGGTACGAATATTAGCGAAGATGACGTCAAACGACTCATCAAGCACAGTGAAGAGTAA
- the rplQ gene encoding 50S ribosomal protein L17, which translates to MKHQIGRKKLNMKPSHKRSVMRNQIITLIMHGHLESTKVRVQEVRKQVEKLVTLARQGNTFSVRRRVHSLVPYNNDAIDKLFKDIAPKYVSRPGGYTRVIPMGQRESDTATIARLEWV; encoded by the coding sequence ATGAAACATCAAATTGGTAGAAAAAAATTAAATATGAAACCGTCGCACAAGCGGTCGGTTATGCGCAATCAAATTATTACGTTGATTATGCACGGTCATTTAGAATCTACAAAAGTTCGTGTACAAGAAGTACGTAAACAAGTAGAAAAATTAGTGACGTTAGCTCGTCAGGGAAACACATTCTCTGTTCGACGCCGAGTGCATTCGCTCGTTCCTTATAACAACGATGCGATCGATAAATTATTCAAAGACATTGCGCCAAAATACGTGTCTCGCCCTGGCGGTTATACACGTGTAATTCCAATGGGGCAACGCGAGAGCGATACCGCAACGATTGCTCGTTTGGAATGGGTATAA
- a CDS encoding NifU family protein, with the protein MTEQPQFELAQQVQKVIAEHIRPKIQLDGGDIELIDIKENIVHIKFQGACVGCPFSFYTLIGGIQATLQEHIPSIKKVIAE; encoded by the coding sequence ATGACCGAGCAGCCACAATTTGAACTTGCCCAGCAAGTTCAAAAAGTCATCGCTGAACACATCAGACCAAAAATTCAGCTTGATGGTGGCGACATTGAACTTATCGACATCAAAGAAAACATAGTTCATATCAAATTTCAGGGCGCTTGTGTCGGGTGCCCTTTTTCTTTTTACACGCTTATCGGTGGCATTCAAGCCACTTTGCAAGAGCACATTCCTTCAATAAAAAAAGTAATTGCTGAATAA
- a CDS encoding AAA family ATPase has translation MQTGKVILLNGTSSAGKSSVLKEMHQLNPAYVLFNVDDWFPAALVTKAVELGLDLKTGFDPWLFLHDYLLKKTGEHYFAPEARELLFTEIPPMYRKAKEAAQNGRDVIIDAVMEYETKYEEFHTFFKDFQMVKVLLYCPVDVLIERIEQRNESGVFHERRFAFLAFEQFPALYKLAEGEDDFIIDTIKSRQLKNALEFAINKLINNGIPDPYIPKLNEFRNNFIERFKLDKQEEVQLTSTRFYDLILNTAKDWPIDIAKKVDSKVRNVGQ, from the coding sequence ATGCAAACCGGAAAAGTTATTCTCCTCAATGGTACTTCCTCTGCGGGTAAATCGTCCGTTTTGAAAGAAATGCATCAACTTAATCCAGCGTACGTACTGTTTAACGTTGATGATTGGTTTCCAGCTGCGCTCGTTACCAAAGCGGTTGAGCTGGGGCTTGATCTAAAAACCGGTTTTGATCCGTGGCTTTTTCTTCACGATTATTTATTAAAAAAAACTGGAGAACATTATTTTGCGCCAGAAGCGCGAGAACTTCTTTTTACAGAAATTCCGCCGATGTACCGGAAAGCTAAAGAAGCCGCGCAAAATGGACGCGATGTAATTATCGATGCGGTGATGGAGTACGAAACAAAATATGAGGAATTTCATACCTTTTTCAAAGATTTTCAAATGGTTAAAGTTCTTCTCTATTGCCCCGTTGATGTTTTAATCGAAAGAATTGAACAACGTAATGAATCGGGTGTTTTTCACGAAAGAAGATTTGCTTTTTTAGCATTCGAACAATTTCCCGCATTATATAAATTAGCAGAAGGTGAAGACGATTTTATTATTGATACGATAAAAAGCAGGCAATTGAAGAATGCGCTTGAATTTGCAATTAACAAATTAATAAATAATGGGATACCAGATCCCTATATTCCTAAGCTAAACGAATTTCGTAACAATTTTATAGAACGTTTTAAGTTAGATAAACAAGAAGAAGTGCAACTTACATCCACTCGCTTTTACGATTTGATATTAAATACCGCCAAAGATTGGCCGATTGATATCGCCAAAAAAGTTGACAGTAAAGTAAGGAATGTGGGTCAATAG
- a CDS encoding cupin domain-containing protein, protein MVNYVSTPERQAYQINPQLIVFPVVPLQAEQGWRLGLFEMSGPIVPHYHKLQRQIAIVVEGKVHGRIADEHIVLNPGDIVTFNPGIIHELAPEKKAQFLRIDLPGLDYRDDIFFDAPEESCEWKTNKLTMLPPLDPQFFPSKIDCGDYAAYDLFYDCKINGEWSASLLEINDSPKHYHRIGLEIFVVVNGQLAIEIDGCRQILNVGESVTLLPGMVHHLKSSGNSPVRVLCFNFPAFDQSDMHIL, encoded by the coding sequence ATGGTGAACTATGTATCGACGCCAGAGCGGCAAGCATATCAAATAAATCCACAATTAATAGTTTTTCCAGTAGTACCTTTGCAAGCGGAGCAAGGATGGCGGCTAGGGCTTTTTGAAATGTCCGGTCCCATCGTCCCGCATTATCACAAATTACAGCGTCAAATCGCCATTGTAGTAGAAGGGAAAGTCCACGGACGCATCGCAGATGAGCACATCGTACTGAATCCTGGAGATATTGTTACATTCAATCCTGGAATAATACATGAATTAGCGCCTGAAAAAAAAGCACAATTTCTCCGGATTGATTTGCCAGGGCTTGATTATCGCGATGATATTTTTTTTGATGCTCCTGAAGAATCGTGTGAGTGGAAAACTAACAAGCTTACTATGTTGCCGCCGCTCGACCCTCAGTTTTTCCCAAGCAAAATTGACTGTGGAGACTATGCGGCGTACGATCTTTTTTATGACTGTAAAATTAACGGAGAATGGAGTGCTTCATTACTTGAGATAAACGATTCTCCAAAACATTATCACAGAATTGGGCTCGAGATTTTTGTCGTTGTGAACGGCCAATTAGCAATTGAAATTGATGGTTGTCGTCAAATTCTAAACGTCGGCGAATCGGTTACTTTATTACCAGGAATGGTTCATCATTTAAAGTCGTCTGGAAATAGTCCTGTTCGAGTACTGTGCTTTAATTTCCCAGCGTTTGATCAAAGCGATATGCACATTCTTTAA
- a CDS encoding Npt1/Npt2 family nucleotide transporter yields MFLSFFKKLAKPIFGNFETEEFKKFLRMGALFAFIIGVYWTLSQLKTAIFCSLIGASQIPWAKTISFICLIPIVLLYTKLLEKFAREKVFYLLAGIYGVCSVFFGILLFTGHIAQSECLLSLSGSAFANISSTLLVYAFYIFSESFGALFPALFWAIAADTTQPESAKKGFSLIVAIGQLGGIAGPYFISSLPLRLGFETSALSLFICAASIFYLIFLLKRFFISTPPDLLVSFHGKNESREEKKQEMGFFEGLYLLLRHSYLLGIFAVIAFPDFLSTIFDVHFNSLAAQHYSGVELAEFLGIYGSSVNLIALIFLLCGIGNIARFFGVAIALLLMPVIYAAATLGFVTLNSLSFLFALMASSKAINYSLNSPAVKQLYIPTTHDVRFKSQAWIDAFGSRGAKQSGSLFNMTLTPMQKNLGEVAGRARHALWASYLGFGIIACWFFIAFYLGRTHKKAIDEKRVVC; encoded by the coding sequence ATGTTCCTTTCTTTTTTTAAAAAACTGGCAAAGCCGATTTTTGGGAATTTCGAAACTGAAGAATTTAAGAAATTCTTGAGAATGGGTGCACTGTTTGCGTTTATTATCGGGGTGTATTGGACGTTAAGTCAGCTCAAAACCGCGATATTTTGCAGTTTAATCGGTGCCAGTCAAATTCCGTGGGCAAAAACAATCTCATTTATTTGTCTTATTCCTATTGTGCTTTTGTACACTAAACTTCTTGAAAAATTTGCACGGGAAAAAGTTTTCTATCTTCTTGCAGGTATTTACGGCGTATGCTCCGTATTCTTTGGGATTCTTTTATTTACGGGGCATATTGCGCAATCAGAATGCCTTTTGAGCTTATCAGGCAGCGCTTTTGCAAATATAAGTAGCACTTTGTTGGTGTACGCTTTCTATATTTTCTCAGAAAGTTTTGGCGCTTTATTTCCCGCATTATTTTGGGCAATCGCCGCGGATACCACGCAGCCGGAATCTGCAAAAAAAGGGTTTTCACTCATCGTAGCAATCGGGCAATTGGGTGGCATCGCAGGCCCCTATTTTATTTCTAGCTTGCCGTTGCGTTTAGGGTTTGAAACAAGTGCGCTTTCTTTATTTATTTGTGCTGCCTCCATTTTTTATTTGATTTTTTTACTTAAACGTTTTTTTATCTCTACGCCGCCAGATCTTTTAGTTTCATTTCATGGAAAAAATGAATCGCGGGAAGAGAAAAAACAGGAAATGGGGTTCTTTGAAGGGCTTTATTTATTGCTGCGCCATTCATATTTATTAGGAATTTTTGCGGTTATAGCATTTCCCGATTTTTTAAGCACGATTTTTGACGTACATTTTAATTCGCTTGCGGCCCAGCATTATAGCGGTGTTGAACTTGCCGAGTTTTTAGGAATTTATGGCAGTTCGGTTAATTTAATAGCACTTATTTTTTTACTATGCGGTATAGGAAACATTGCCAGGTTTTTTGGGGTTGCAATAGCGCTTTTGCTTATGCCGGTGATTTATGCAGCGGCGACGCTGGGGTTTGTAACGCTTAATAGTCTCTCATTTTTATTTGCACTCATGGCAAGTTCTAAAGCAATTAATTATTCGTTAAATAGCCCGGCAGTCAAGCAGTTGTACATTCCAACGACGCATGATGTTCGTTTCAAATCGCAAGCATGGATTGATGCTTTTGGTTCGCGTGGTGCAAAACAAAGCGGTTCGCTTTTTAACATGACGCTGACCCCCATGCAAAAAAATTTAGGAGAGGTTGCCGGGCGCGCGCGCCATGCATTATGGGCAAGTTATCTGGGGTTTGGCATTATTGCATGTTGGTTTTTCATCGCATTTTATCTAGGAAGAACGCACAAAAAAGCGATCGATGAAAAACGGGTTGTTTGCTAA